A genomic stretch from Selenomonas sp. AB3002 includes:
- the crcB gene encoding fluoride efflux transporter CrcB, translated as MSNYFFVFIGGGLGAVCRYIVTTAVGMRFGVHFPICTLAVNAVSCFLMGFIMGLLLPLAQRLHLLPEQLRLLLTVGFLGGFSTLSSFGMETLTLFRGGSHLLAGLNIIATMAVALGTVYLGWQAAALMQK; from the coding sequence ATGAGCAATTATTTTTTCGTCTTTATCGGCGGCGGCCTTGGTGCCGTCTGCCGCTACATAGTCACCACCGCCGTAGGCATGCGCTTCGGCGTTCACTTCCCCATCTGCACCCTGGCAGTGAACGCCGTGAGCTGCTTCCTGATGGGCTTCATCATGGGCCTCTTGCTGCCCCTGGCCCAACGCCTCCACCTGTTGCCGGAGCAGCTGCGCCTGCTCCTGACGGTAGGCTTTCTGGGTGGATTCTCCACTCTCTCCTCCTTCGGCATGGAAACCCTGACCCTCTTCCGCGGCGGCAGCCACCTGCTGGCCGGGCTGAATATCATAGCCACCATGGCCGTGGCCCTGGGGACAGTATACCTTGGCTGGCAGGCAGCCGCACTTATGCAGAAATAA
- a CDS encoding sugar O-acetyltransferase, whose protein sequence is MTEAEKLDAGLEYDFTEPEVRGRKFRAVKGCQKLNGIDMTETAVREAAIRELFGSAGKSPVVLPTFHCDNGGNIHVGDNFFANYNVTILDNREVRIGDNVMIGPHTLIATVGHPLSPAKRRAHCAIAKPIIIGNDVWIGGNVTIMPGLTIGNNVVIAAGAVVTKDVPDNSLVAGVPAKKVRDLENDVLKLPT, encoded by the coding sequence GTGACAGAAGCGGAAAAACTGGATGCGGGGCTTGAATACGATTTCACGGAGCCGGAAGTGCGCGGACGAAAGTTCCGTGCTGTAAAGGGGTGCCAGAAGCTCAATGGCATAGACATGACAGAAACGGCGGTAAGGGAGGCTGCAATTCGGGAACTTTTCGGAAGTGCGGGAAAAAGCCCGGTGGTTCTTCCCACCTTTCATTGCGACAATGGAGGGAACATCCATGTCGGAGATAATTTCTTTGCCAATTATAATGTGACCATTCTCGACAATAGAGAAGTACGAATCGGAGATAATGTGATGATAGGACCGCATACGCTTATTGCTACAGTGGGGCACCCGTTGTCCCCGGCAAAGCGTCGTGCGCATTGTGCCATAGCAAAGCCTATCATCATTGGAAATGATGTGTGGATTGGCGGTAATGTGACGATTATGCCAGGGCTTACTATTGGGAATAACGTGGTTATTGCGGCTGGTGCTGTCGTTACTAAAGATGTGCCGGATAATTCATTGGTGGCTGGAGTACCAGCCAAAAAAGTCCGTGATTTGGAAAATGATGTTCTCAAACTTCCCACATAG
- a CDS encoding alpha/beta hydrolase, with protein MGSLCIILLLLLGGTGYFIGSGFVDYALLRGNPEDPTAIPEAAAAIVEPGLDAPAKPQAENEQWMITSQDGLKLVATHFAPEEPSRRWAILVHGYGRNQRFVWDYAAEYIKRGYHVLTPDLRAAGLSEGKYLTMGVKESDDIALWAKEIAQKDETAQIALHGISMGAATVMMTTAKHPQNVVAAVEDCGYTSAYDMFTVQLDKLFGLPEFPVMNCVDIVSPMKTGAAISDAAPLRSIVHTEVPMLFIHGDADKLVPCEMMEKLYEASSAPAKEKYIVAGAGHADSKKTDPQKYFERVFAFLGTYMKQ; from the coding sequence TTGGGGAGCCTGTGCATCATACTTCTGTTATTGTTGGGAGGAACAGGCTATTTTATAGGCAGTGGCTTTGTAGACTATGCCCTGCTGCGGGGCAATCCTGAAGATCCCACGGCTATACCAGAAGCGGCAGCAGCAATTGTGGAGCCGGGCTTGGATGCTCCGGCTAAACCGCAAGCTGAGAATGAACAATGGATGATAACCTCCCAGGATGGCTTAAAACTGGTGGCAACTCATTTCGCACCAGAGGAACCCAGCAGGCGTTGGGCCATCCTGGTGCATGGTTATGGGCGCAATCAGCGCTTTGTCTGGGATTACGCTGCCGAGTACATAAAGCGCGGCTACCATGTGCTGACGCCGGATTTGCGCGCTGCCGGCTTGAGTGAGGGAAAATATCTTACCATGGGGGTAAAGGAGAGCGATGATATCGCCCTTTGGGCAAAAGAGATTGCCCAGAAGGATGAAACCGCGCAGATTGCCCTGCATGGGATTTCCATGGGGGCAGCTACAGTGATGATGACTACGGCCAAACATCCGCAAAATGTAGTGGCAGCCGTTGAAGACTGTGGCTACACCAGCGCCTATGATATGTTTACGGTGCAGCTGGACAAACTGTTTGGCCTGCCGGAATTTCCCGTGATGAACTGTGTGGATATTGTCAGTCCCATGAAGACGGGGGCAGCTATTTCGGATGCAGCACCCTTGCGCAGTATTGTCCATACCGAGGTGCCCATGCTGTTTATACATGGCGATGCCGATAAACTGGTACCCTGCGAAATGATGGAGAAACTATACGAAGCCTCATCAGCGCCTGCCAAGGAGAAATACATTGTGGCCGGAGCAGGACATGCTGATTCCAAAAAGACAGATCCCCAGAAGTATTTTGAGCGGGTATTTGCCTTTTTGGGAACATATATGAAGCAATAA
- a CDS encoding C-GCAxxG-C-C family protein, producing MNTEQSIRAQQAKDNFNSGYNCSQSVLLAYEDYLQEKGLDPKTVLRMASPMGGGISRLREVCGAVSALCLLIGLTDGYYTPDDEKKKALYSKVQELVLQFQESHGSIICRELLGLEQKHDHPTPSKRTKEYYAERPCADFCATAAAIFEKNYL from the coding sequence ATGAATACTGAACAATCTATTCGTGCCCAACAGGCTAAAGACAACTTCAATTCCGGCTACAACTGTTCACAGTCTGTGCTGCTGGCTTATGAAGACTATCTGCAGGAAAAGGGATTGGACCCCAAGACTGTATTGCGTATGGCATCGCCAATGGGAGGAGGAATCAGCCGCCTCCGCGAAGTATGCGGTGCCGTCTCAGCACTTTGCTTATTGATTGGTTTAACAGACGGCTATTACACGCCTGACGATGAAAAGAAAAAGGCTCTGTACAGCAAAGTACAAGAGCTCGTCCTTCAATTTCAAGAATCCCATGGCTCTATAATCTGCCGGGAGCTATTGGGCTTAGAACAGAAGCATGACCATCCCACACCATCTAAGCGTACAAAGGAATATTACGCAGAACGCCCTTGCGCAGATTTTTGTGCAACAGCAGCTGCGATTTTTGAAAAGAATTATCTGTAG
- a CDS encoding protein O-GlcNAcase, with protein sequence MKKKLFHTMALTGLMITASMTQTMAAPIPLRGIVEGFYGTPWSQADRLDMMRFCHQEGLNAYIYAPKDDPYHRAKWRESYPQEKLAELKALIDEAHKQQVKFIFAVSPGLDIRFWGEAGNKDRLAMQEKLTAIYDLGVRDFAIFFDDIENKDAKGQAAFLNWLEDNFVKKHADIAPLITVPTEYFREDMTEKGQTKPYTHDFSTELDKDILVLYTGEKVVPDGLKDEDYQKANALYGRKLGLWWNYPVSDYLEAKLALGPIEKLPHRKTLPAIFFNPMKYAELSKISLTTGAKYARHPHSYRSQRAWKQSIKKGYGTLAPDMTRFADHSQHMKVSWAEIGPEDGKKLRTLADAYWQARQNGNQRKIAKAQKKLSKELQQLDVSLENLLASLPPEKLDQCRPQLEQLRRIVRADLLGLSLLAGEQEKAEKFSQTLAEVKSHEQEAIISEKSARALLTEIEAALH encoded by the coding sequence ATGAAAAAGAAACTTTTTCACACCATGGCTTTGACAGGACTTATGATTACGGCCAGCATGACCCAGACTATGGCTGCGCCCATTCCCCTTCGCGGTATTGTCGAGGGCTTTTACGGCACTCCCTGGTCACAGGCAGATAGGCTGGACATGATGAGATTCTGCCATCAGGAAGGGTTGAACGCCTACATCTATGCTCCTAAGGATGACCCATACCACAGGGCCAAATGGCGGGAATCATATCCCCAGGAAAAGCTGGCAGAGCTCAAGGCCCTCATAGACGAAGCACATAAACAGCAGGTAAAGTTCATCTTTGCCGTTTCCCCCGGATTGGATATAAGATTTTGGGGAGAAGCTGGCAACAAAGACCGTCTTGCCATGCAGGAAAAGCTCACCGCCATTTATGATCTGGGGGTACGGGACTTCGCCATTTTCTTTGACGATATAGAAAACAAGGACGCCAAAGGCCAGGCAGCTTTCCTGAACTGGCTGGAAGATAATTTCGTCAAAAAACATGCGGATATAGCTCCTCTCATCACCGTCCCCACCGAATATTTCCGGGAGGATATGACAGAAAAAGGTCAGACCAAGCCCTATACCCATGATTTTTCCACAGAGCTTGACAAAGACATCCTGGTGCTCTACACAGGTGAAAAAGTGGTGCCTGACGGCCTGAAGGACGAGGATTACCAAAAGGCCAATGCCCTCTACGGACGCAAGCTGGGCCTTTGGTGGAATTATCCCGTCAGCGATTATCTGGAGGCCAAGCTGGCCCTAGGGCCCATTGAAAAACTGCCCCATAGGAAAACCCTGCCGGCCATCTTTTTCAATCCCATGAAATATGCAGAGCTCTCGAAAATCAGCCTCACCACGGGAGCCAAGTATGCCAGACATCCCCACAGCTACAGGTCACAAAGAGCCTGGAAGCAGTCCATCAAAAAGGGATATGGCACTCTTGCCCCTGACATGACCAGATTCGCCGACCACTCCCAGCACATGAAAGTCAGCTGGGCTGAAATAGGCCCGGAAGATGGGAAAAAACTGCGCACCCTTGCTGATGCCTACTGGCAGGCCCGTCAGAATGGGAATCAACGCAAAATAGCCAAGGCCCAGAAGAAGCTAAGCAAGGAGCTGCAACAGCTGGATGTCTCTTTGGAAAATCTTCTGGCCTCTCTGCCGCCGGAAAAACTTGACCAGTGCCGCCCGCAACTTGAGCAGCTGCGACGCATCGTCCGGGCAGACCTGCTGGGGCTCTCCCTCCTGGCAGGAGAACAGGAGAAAGCCGAAAAATTCTCTCAGACCCTGGCAGAAGTAAAAAGCCACGAACAGGAAGCTATCATCTCAGAGAAAAGTGCCCGTGCCCTACTGACAGAAATAGAAGCAGCCCTGCACTGA
- a CDS encoding formate/nitrite transporter family protein, translating to MEKKDFVSELPRNEQVVLHEHAPLPPRLIYNIIREEGEAELARPLQALAFSGLAAGILVSFSFLFRSIFHMHMGASPMEPLVSCLGYTVGFIIVILGRMQLFTENPITTIIPLLSEWSWTRFGEVVRLWATVFFFNIVGTAIAAAFYSSPYTLSPEIEAAMHDVAVNVMKLNPIENILRGIPAGILIAAIVWISPQTKYFRFVMIMFLVYFIALGDFAHVVVGSCEMAYVVMAEEAEFFDYLFRFLIPCGFGNIIGGTGIFTLLVYYQVAKELKVEKKRRTRK from the coding sequence ATGGAAAAGAAAGACTTTGTCAGTGAATTGCCAAGAAATGAACAGGTGGTGCTTCACGAACATGCGCCACTGCCGCCGCGTTTGATTTATAATATCATCAGGGAAGAAGGGGAGGCAGAACTGGCTCGTCCTCTTCAGGCCTTGGCTTTTTCGGGATTGGCTGCCGGCATTTTGGTTTCTTTTTCCTTTTTGTTTCGCTCCATTTTTCATATGCACATGGGAGCCTCTCCCATGGAACCGCTGGTGTCCTGTTTGGGATATACCGTAGGATTCATCATCGTCATTCTGGGACGTATGCAGCTGTTTACGGAAAATCCCATTACTACCATAATTCCGCTTTTAAGCGAATGGTCATGGACACGCTTTGGTGAGGTAGTCCGCTTATGGGCCACAGTATTTTTCTTCAACATTGTAGGTACGGCCATAGCTGCTGCCTTTTATTCCAGTCCCTATACCCTGTCACCTGAAATCGAAGCAGCAATGCATGATGTAGCCGTGAATGTGATGAAACTGAACCCCATAGAAAATATTTTGCGCGGTATTCCGGCAGGGATTCTTATTGCTGCCATAGTGTGGATTTCTCCCCAGACGAAATATTTTAGGTTTGTCATGATTATGTTCCTGGTCTACTTTATCGCATTGGGAGATTTTGCCCATGTAGTGGTGGGTTCCTGCGAAATGGCCTATGTAGTTATGGCAGAGGAAGCGGAGTTCTTCGATTACTTATTCCGCTTCCTTATTCCCTGCGGTTTTGGCAATATTATTGGCGGCACAGGTATTTTTACGTTGTTGGTTTACTATCAGGTAGCCAAGGAACTGAAGGTTGAGAAAAAAAGAAGAACTCGCAAGTGA